The Streptomyces nitrosporeus genome includes a window with the following:
- a CDS encoding isochorismatase family cysteine hydrolase produces the protein MGRRPALLVLDLINELVHPEGKYSADGFCEQVAERGVLGRAATAIDRARRDGVPVIYVVVGFSPGYADWPASSELFASARDDDRVVLGTWGTQVHDELKPADGEPVIEKRRVSPFFGTHLDLLLRNLGVNTLLLTGVTTDLVILSTAREGHDRDYHVEVLADAAAADSREAHETALKVIARTARITSVDEALPA, from the coding sequence ATGGGACGCCGACCGGCCCTTCTCGTACTCGACCTGATAAATGAACTCGTCCACCCCGAAGGGAAATACTCCGCAGACGGCTTCTGCGAGCAGGTCGCCGAGCGCGGTGTCCTCGGCCGGGCTGCCACCGCGATCGACAGAGCCCGGCGTGACGGCGTCCCGGTCATCTACGTCGTCGTCGGTTTCTCCCCCGGCTATGCCGACTGGCCCGCGAGCTCGGAGCTGTTCGCCTCCGCGCGTGACGACGACCGGGTCGTCCTGGGCACCTGGGGCACGCAGGTGCACGACGAACTCAAGCCGGCCGACGGCGAGCCGGTCATCGAGAAGCGTCGTGTCAGCCCGTTCTTCGGCACGCATCTCGACCTGCTCCTGCGCAATCTGGGCGTCAACACCCTGCTGCTGACCGGTGTCACCACGGACCTGGTGATCCTGTCCACCGCGCGCGAGGGACACGACCGCGACTACCACGTCGAGGTGCTCGCGGACGCCGCCGCGGCGGACAGCCGGGAAGCACATGAAACCGCCCTCAAGGTGATCGCCCGCACCGCCCGGATCACCTCGGTCGACGAAGCCCTTCCCGCCTGA